Within the Anaerolineae bacterium genome, the region TGCCAGCGACGATAAAGGGCTGGCCGCTGGGGGACATGAACACCTCGCGCATGCGTTCCAGCGCCTGGCCGAACTGCTCCATAAACCAGGGGTCTAGGTGGCTGGTGGTGGGTTTCCCCATCTCCCGCAGTACCGCCGGGTCGAACTCGATCGGGCCGGGAATCATCAGCAGTTTTCGACCTTTCATGCGCCTCTCTCCTTGATAAACTATAAAATGGGGGGCACACCCGCCGGCCGGCTGTTTTCATCCCCCGCCGATGGTCGGCGGCAGGATGTCAATCACATCGCCATCTTGAACCACATAATCAGGGGGCAAGGGTCTGGCCTCTTTCAGATAGCGATTTGCCCAGCGCGGGGGGATGCCAATGCGCTCGCGAATCTGATCTATCGTCGTACCTTCCTCGACCTGCAGGGTGAGGTGGCCGTCGTAGCCGTGTTCCTGAGCGAACTTGCGCAGAATGGAATAGAGCCGGATGTGCACGGTTGCCGGCGACATCGTACCTCCTTGATCCAGCACGTGAAACTCGGGATAATTATAACCCGGTTTCACCGCGCCGCCAAACCGTGCGAAATCACAGTGCCCAGCTCATGGTCGGTAATGCGCCGCCTCATCGAGCATGGCCCAGATGTTTTCCGGCGGGACATCGTCCTGGATGTTGTGCACCGCCGCCAGCACGTACCCGCCCGAATGGTTCATCACATCAATGGTATGGCGGACGGCGGCCCGCACCTCTTCCGGCGTGCCGCGCGGCAGGAGCCGTTGGGTGTCAATGCCGCCCCAGAAGGCCATACGGCCGGCAAAGCGGGCTTTCAGGTTCTCCGGCGACATGCCGGCGGCGGACACCTGCATCGGGTTCAGCGCATCCACCCCGATCTCGATGTAATCCTCCACCAGGTCCACAATGCTCCCGCAGGCATGCACGACGATCTTGGCGTCCGTCCAGCGCCGGATCAGCTCCATATAGCGGCGGTGAAAGGGCTTTACCATTTTGCGGTACAGCTCCGGGCTCAAGAGCGGCCCCGTCTGGATGCCCATGTCGTCGGAGACCATGACCACGTCCACATAGGGGCCGACTTCCTGGAGGAAGCGCTCCAGCCGGCGGAACTGGATCTGCGCCACCTTCTCCAGCAGTGCTAGGGCAAAGGGTGGGTCCAGCAGAAGGTCCATCAGGAAGCGCGCCGTGCCCCTCAGCCAGCAGGCGCGGTCGAAGAGGGTGGTGTCCAGCGTCGAGGCGCAGACGGCGTAATCAGTATCCTCATGGAGCTGACGAGCTTTCTCGCGCAGGCCGGCGTAGCGCCCCTCATCCTCCACATCCGGCCCCTCGAAGCGCTCGACATCCGCCAGCGTGGCCTCGGCCAGGGGGTGAGCGATCATGTCGAATTGCGGCCAGCCGGCCGGCCGGCGGTAAGTGATGCCCCATTCATCCACAAAGGTGGAGTCATCCATCCAGCGCGTGCGCGAGCGCGCCGGCGGATTGATGAACAGCGGCCGGGTATCCACGGGCAAGAGCCGCAGGACAGCTTCGTCCATCTCCACGATCTCGAAGGCCAGGTTGATGACCTTGGGGGAGGTAATGGGTACCCCCAGAAACTCGGCCAGGCGCAGATATGCGCCGGTGCAAATGGTGCTGTTGGGCGTGCCGCCGAGGTCAATGGGTACGCGATCCACTTCCTGGTGGTTGAGCGCCGCCAGCACCCTCTGGCGCGGGGTCATGCTCACCATATTCTCCCTCCTGCCCCGAAGTGTTGTGATGATCAGACCATCCGAACGGAATGTACCACAACGCCGCCGGCGTGTCAAAGCCGGCGAGGCCCAGAGGCCCTCACCCACGGATGGGACATGGGCCGCTTTCCCGGCCTCTCCTCTGCCCGCTCGATCGGTTGAGGGGCAGTCTTTTGTGCGGCAAGTCGGGGAGAATTGAACCTCTGCACTTCTTGTGCTATACTACGGCCGGCAAATACCAACGCCCAGCCGCAAGGAGGCCATCTCATGATTGACCAGGAACTGCTCTCCATCCTGCGCTGTCCCCACTGCGCCCCGCAGGGTCGGGAGGGACTGCTGGAGCTGGTGAAAGAGTGCTGGCTGGTGTGCCAGGAGTGCGGCCGCAAGTACCCGATTATTGATGATATCCCGTTCATGTTGGAGGAGATCGGGAACCGCTGGAGCACGACGCCGGCGGATCAACTGCCCGTGCCTCCGCCCAAGGGTTGACGAAAATGAAGCGATCTCGCAGGTGGTTTCCCCTTGTCCTGGTGCTGTTCATCCTCCTGCTGACGGCGCCGGCCGGCCTGGTATGGGGCCAGGACGCCGGCATCCAGGTGCTTGATTCCAGCGCCAGCTACTCCTTTGCCAAGGAAGTCCGCTTCCGCTTGACGGCGCAGAGCGATGCCGATATCCAATCGATCATCCTCTTCTATCGGGTGGGGGACAGCCGCGTGGTCACGCGCGCCTATCCGGAATTTCGGCCCGGCCGGCAGGTGCAGGCCGAGTGGCGCTGGGAGTTGTTCCCCGGCTCGCTGTATCCCGGCGCCCTCATCTCATATTATTGGCAGATCAGCGACGCCGCCGGCCGGCAAACCCGCACTACCCCCTATTCCTTTATCTATCAGGATGACCGCTTCGACTGGCAAGAATATGCCCGCGACCTGGTGCACGTCTACGCCTACCGCGACGCCAGGAAAGCCGAAGGGCTTCTCCAGCAGGCCCTGCAGGTGCTGGAAAAGCTGGAACAGGAGAT harbors:
- a CDS encoding MoaD/ThiS family protein; the protein is MSPATVHIRLYSILRKFAQEHGYDGHLTLQVEEGTTIDQIRERIGIPPRWANRYLKEARPLPPDYVVQDGDVIDILPPTIGGG